Part of the Lytechinus variegatus isolate NC3 chromosome 16, Lvar_3.0, whole genome shotgun sequence genome, gaacatcctgcatgagtttcacatcacacgatcaaggtcaaaggtcatgtaaggtcaatgaactttggccatgttggtttttttttgttgaacataagagtaaccatgtatcactgaacatcttgtgtgagttagagtagtattcaaagtcagtactgctgctatattgaaccgcgtgatgcaggtgagacggccagaggcattccacttgtttttctttttatactttctttttttgcacAAAATGTGTTGTGTACCAGGCATTGGATTGTTGTTATTTTCTACATTGAAGTGAACATTCTCTTGTGTTGCTTCATTGCCTTCCATTTGTCataacatctacatgtacattatttcaatattaattgatttatatttgataatgccataacaaaattatttattgcGTGATTATTAAAATCTATTAAAAAGTAATTGATGATCTTTGTGGAATGTTCATGCATGCTATGCAGTAACTGTTTCAAAATTTGATTCCTTTTTAATACCAATGGCATTTTGGTGTACTGATAATTGCATTAATGTATTTGAACTTACTAAATAATTCCTTGTTTCTTTCCTTGTACATGTCATCCTTGTATACTCCGTAACTCGTCTGtgctttctacatgtatatcgttATTTCGAActctttttgtgtttttattttactgtATATGTTCTTTGTCTCTCTTCATCACCATGTACACCCATGTCATTTTCTGTCTTTCGTATTCTCATCACTTTCCTCTTCCCCTTGTGTACATGTCATGTATTCCTCATTTTGTTGTGTGCATGTTTGTCCTGTGAAACCATTACATGTTTGATATGTAGATTGTGATATTTGGAGCCCAGAGCACGATGGCACGGATTCACCCCAATTTCTGTCCGATTCAGGTTTGTTGAATGAACGGTTTTATCCGATCCCTCATTGTCTATCCCTGTTTGGTATTGTCACATTTAGTTCCATTTGCCCTAAATTGACTTGAACATAATGGGGAAAGCGCAgtaaaaagttatgatattaaaggtcaagtccacctcagaaaatggttgatttgaatcaataaagaaaaatcagacaagtacaatgttgaaaatttcatcaaaatcggatatgaaataagaaagttatgacatttcaaagtttcgcttatttttaaaaaatggttatatgaacgagccagttacatccaaatgatagagtgatgatgtcacttactcactatttcttttgttttttattgtttgaattatacattatttaaatttttacgaatttgacgattaggacctccttgcctgaagcacaaaatgttaaaataataaaattccacgtgttcagggaggaatgaaacttcatttcacatgacaatgacgagaaaataaaactatttcattattatcatttgtttggcgtcacctgtgcctgggaggcgaaaagcgaactgaatcactatgacccgcaggtctctcctcccgatataactgatatataataaaatacaaaagaaatagtgagtgagtgatgtcagcagttcctcatttgcataccgaccgagatgtgcatataactgttttgtgaaatgaagcgaaactttaaaatgccataactttcttattttacatccgattttgatgaaattttcagtgttatgcttgttgaatttttctctttttattcaaatcaagtttttgttggggtggacttgtcctttaatgatgataatactgtagtaattgtgataaaaaaaatgtaatgataataataacagtggTAATAATTATGGTAATGAACAAtgttatataaataatgatgatgatgatgatattgatgatgatgatgacattgatacCAATGAGAACAACATTGCTTGTAATAATAAGGATTTACAGTCTATTGTAATGTACTATTGCATacatattattacatgtatgattgacTAACATGATGCTCATAAAGTCCTGTAAATTCTACATACCTCTAAACGGACTATTTGAATCTTTTGTGATGCCATTACTGCaccgtacatacatgtagatatcagTTGTTTATGAGCTTACAGGTAATGAATTACTCAGTTGTATACACACCTTGCAGTttaacatattttctttataaccttttacatgtatgtgtttctACTGGTTTCTTatggaatttttaaaaagttgtatttacatgtacatgtatgtgttgtgTAATGTTATGCATTTACACTGGACCTGTGCATGTTTGTAAATCAAGGAACTACCCAAGATTTCATTAGATATATGTACTGTGTGTATGCGGAGTTGTATTCATGAACCTCTATATCTCcgtctgtctctttctctcattctccctccccctctctctctttcttctgttCCCTATCTTGCCTTttttcccctccccctctctaaTTTCACACTAATAATACACACACTTTCACATGCACACACAATTTCTCTATCTGTCATTCTCtctgatccccccccccccctctctctctctcttctgttCCCTATCTtgctcttctttttctttctccctgtCTCTAATTTCACACTAATACAAACatattcacacacacacactctgtCTCTATCTGATTCTTTCTCCACTTGTAATTATCATGTTTCTGTTTCTTGCGACCACAGAGGAATCCATGGAAGAAGCCGAGGACTTTGTAGTGACGGATACTTCTTTGGACACCAATCTGGTTGCTATGAAGACGAAAGGTCTGACTGCATCACTTGGCTCGCTTTATTCAGGTGAGAGGATCTATGATCTCTTGGTGTAGTGGTTCCGACTCTTcttaagctgttcgtaaagtttcgcacgactggaacatgttcttatgtcataaatcaattgtaaagcgatatcacatagcacaagaaaggatcacaaccagtcgtgcgtaaagtcattcgtatcttacgagcagctttatgaaacacccaccggggaGTAAAACTCTTCATATGCGATGCTTTCGATCAGTTTACAAACAATCGGCAACCTTTTGCACCAATCGAATGTTAGCCAGATGTGGATTACGAGGTGTAGTGGTTCCGACACTTCTAGGCCTggtggttgtttcataaagctgttcattaAAGTttcgcacgactggaacatgttcttatgtcataaatcaattgtaaagcgatatcacatagcacaagaaaggatcacaaccagtcgtgcgtaaagtcattcgtatcttacgagcagctttatgaaacacccaccggggaGTAAAACTCTTCATATGCGATGCTTTCGATCAGTTTACAAACAATCGGCAACCTTTTGCACCAATCGAATGTTAGCCAGATGTTGATTACCAATTTGAGGCATTTGATTGTCAAAAGTACATGGCTATAATTCGACAACATAATGCAAGTTAACATACAAAACTTATGCTAAATGTTATTGTATTCcccaaacatacatgtaactctttCAAAAACACTTTACCAATGGGTTCCCTTCATATGTGTTCTTTGCATTATACAAATGAATATTAACTTTGTAATGTCAATTTCTGTTCAATTTCAGATGCCGATCTGAAGAAAGCGAACAAGATGCACCCCATCGAGACGGTCATACCACTTACTAAGATAGAGCCTTCCTCGTCCCACCAACTCTCTGCGGAATCCATAGCACTTTCCCTCATCAAGAAGTTCTCTTTCCGACAGCTCCCGGCTGCATCGGAATTAGAATGGTTGGTGTCTGAAAAAGATGCCCCTCAACAGGTATGACTGATAGTTTATACTAACTTGGCTGACAAGCAGTTGGTCTTTGTCTTAGATAGTCCAAAGGGTGACAAAACATTTGCTCCTGAACCatttcgtcgcacgcaccacaaaccgtcctctctgcgcacttagAGGtgcgatagcgcactgtatcttttccacgaaccgtcctctctgttacgataTGCACTGTGGCGTGAATaattaatttcaagaaaatataaagatacgggataaAACCTTAGAAACTGAACTTTTGAACGAAGACACCAGTAAATAATtggctctccttgtaggtgcacttattgctggttttaaaaaagctttctttaaatgcgttttctgcaaaactaactttcgcatcgaagtgcgcagagatgacggttcgtggtgcgtgcgacgaattgctccgggctttatttcATCTTAGATGAAGGGTTAGTGTTGCAATAGGATTATGTTAGGTTCAGGATTAGGTTTTAGGTAGTGTATCGAGTTatatccagggttgaagttggccaTTCATTTAGTTTGTGGACTTGACAGCGAAGCAATTATCCCCGGAGCGAATGTCAAGGAACCAGTCTACAGTCCtccacacaccttacgactggtccacgatccgatttttgaaaaaatcgctttttgctttattattttctgaaaatgtgaatagaaAGTATCTTTTTATTGGAGGTTCAAATTAAATgttagaatactaatataacaattttagATGATcgcaaacctttattttgtagtAAAGGCCAAGTTGGTTTCAAATCATAGCCAAACGTGTGATTGCAATGAAGTCATCATGACTGGATAttctattctttattattatattatattaagtATGCTAGCATACTGTAGTCACAGATTTTATTCATACGATGATTTGGAACTTAACAAAGTAATATTTTCCATGTCTCAATACTCTCATAAAACTTTCCTTTGATTTCAAAATCGGACCGCAGACCCATTTAGTATGCTATTACATGTAGCTTGGTCTAAAATTGCTATTCTATCTTCTCTACTTCTTGTGTTAATCTGGGTATTCTTTAATTCtaatttaatatcattttatcTTGCAGCTCTTGCCTTTACCCAAGTCAGTTCCCATATCTCCTGATGATGGTGAAAATGCTGACCTCTATAAAAATGTGAGTATGATGTTATCTCATGTACAATGTAGATTTGTAGTAACAGAAATTTTAATAGTAATTAAAGTAATAACAGCActcataataataaatgatactATTGATAACAACAACTACagcaatgatgataattatgatgataacaaAAGTGATAGCTGTAAGTAATCCAGGGTAGCTATTAGCTGAGCTGCTAATGTAGTGtgtctgtatttttttcatatttattgtaattgaatgatattaataattggacaattaattcttcaattccaCTGCTTATTCTTCCTCACGAATTTGTCATTTTGCCCTAGTAAGGAAATACATCAAatagtttgaattaaacaatttgattattatttcaCTCTTCTGTGATTAACCTGATTCATTAAATGGAGGAATATTTCAATATGGtggtagtgatttttttacatgattgCTAATGCCTAGGTCACATAGCCCGGCCGATGAGGTTCCGATGAGCCAGCGATGCGATTTTAGCCGGACACCGGCCGGACTCCCGTGGTCACCGGCCGGCGTTTGGGGCTAAAAACCGCATCGGTGGCAGCTCGGCGAAATTTAACTTCGGAGTTAAAAATTCGACGGGCTCTCACCGAGCTCCCTCATCGCAGCCCCATCCTTACCACATCGGAATACGCATCGGCCGGTGTACGACCGAGTATCGGCCGGTGTCCCGTGCCAGTTTATGTTTATTGCCATATTTATTGTGTATGTGGTAACATCCAAGGTATGAAAACTAAAGTTCTGTCGTTGtctattgtttttatctttttaacatCTTAGAGCAATAAACTGAGAACTCAAAAGGTAAAACAAAGTTaatttagaaggaaagaaaatgtcatttagaaGGTTTTATAGAACACACCATAAAAATTGgttaattttaacaaagttgcATAGATCAAAAGTTAAACAGTACTcaagtaaaaattaatatttcgtaAGACTTTATCTGATATGTAAACAATGGAGATCCTTCctcattatgaaaaaacacatactttttaaaaggtgaaaacaTATTAATGGGCAATCATTTGAAGcctattacaaaattacaaagctAATCATATTGGTTGATACAAgtgtttttctttatgaaaggttagtttttaaaggtgaaagaaaagatacaatgacgattattctttgattaaaaataattcaatcacaATGAATGTGTTGCTGTTGTATTATTTACACAcatctcatcttattcatactggtgtattttaatattgatttattctttcaaacaggtttgatttcttttggcaTTTATTACTAGTGTTCAAATTAAAAAGAGCAAAGGCAATGTTTTAAGATTACCCAATAACAGATTTATTTGCAAACAACATACTGAATAATGGAAAGTATAACACATCAAAAATGCGTTAAGTCCTGAGAAGAATAATGGAATGTCTGTGGCTGCATCCGGTATACTGTAACAATATTAGACACAAGTTACTGCTGGTTTATTGCCACATCTTGCCATGGCACACTCCCGGCAGGACTGCAAAAGTAATTCTTGAGGTATGCGCGCAGTTCTTTGCCTGGTCGGGTCAATCTTGGCCCGTGCCCTGCTGCTTGCACATCTTCGAGCACGGCTTGGTCTCGCCATGCACCCGCGATGATCTGACCCTGCTCATCTTCCCGGTCGAGGTCAGCATTCTGAAGGTTGGGGTAACGAGTCCTCATGAGGTTGTGAAGGGTCATGCAGGCCTTGACGATCTTGGTAACTTTCGACGGTCTCAATCCCAGGGTTGTTAGCAGACATCTGAAGCGATTGGCGAATATACCAAACGCGTTTTCAACCACACGGCGTGCCCTGGAACACCGGTAGTTGTAGATCCGCTCGTCCCGTTTCAGGTGCCGATGAGGGTAAGGCTTCATCATGTATGGCCGTAGGGGGAAGGCGTCGTCTCCGACCATGTAGTAGGGTGTGTCCTGGTCGTCATTTGGTAGGGGATCCGGCTGGGGTAGTCCGATCGTTCCCTCACGCAGACCTGGCTCCAGTCGCGACCGGTTAAAGATGCCGGCGTCGGAATACGACCCTGGTGACCCCACATCCGCCCAGATGAACTTGTAGTCAGAGTTTACCACTGCAAGCATGACGATGGAAAAGAAGCCTTTGTAGTTGTAGTAAAGTGAGCCGCTCTTGGGGGGCTTCTTGATGGCGACATGTTTCCCATCGATCGCGCCACAACAGTGGGGAAAGTTCCATCTGTCTCCGAATCCCTCGGCTACCGGGCGCCACTCATCTTCTGTCTGGGGAGTGGCCCACATCTCGTCCTCGTATTCGTCGTAGATGGCCTGACAGACCTCGGGGACGAACAGAGAGATGGTGTTGTGTGGGACACGAAACGCGAACGCCAGATCATGATAGCTGCTTCCGGTCGCCAAGAACCTCAAGGTGATCGCCAGCTTCAGCCCAGGATCCAAGGGGGTTCGATGCCTGCAACAGAagagggtgaaatatgaataaaatcaaactagaataaATATGGATGGAAGACATTTCAGCACAATTTGACAGTAGGTTCATAAAGTGTAAACTTACGTTGTGGTCTTGGCAATGCGGGGGCCAACTCGGTCAAGCAACTCATAGAACATCTGTGGCACCATGCGGAGGTAGGATTTGAAGTCGGCAGCGTGCTCGGCCTCGAGTTCCCTCATGAGCGTCTCATACTGGCCGAAACGAGGTCTGCGTAGGATCCACTCGCGCACCCACCAACGTCTTATTCTTCTGCCGGCCCTCTGTCGCTCCCTCTCGGCTTCTTCGAGCAGTGCTGCCAGGACCAAGTTGTACTGGAACCTCGCCTGAGCTAGCTCGTGTTCTAACAACGCCATTCGTAGTCTTCTCGGTGCAGCCATAGTGATGAACTGACCATTCCAGGTAGGGTGGACATATATATACAGGTATGGAATAGCTGACCATCGGCCCCCCAAGTCCGAGGTACACCGGCCGAACATCGGCCGGGCAGTGTTCGAAGCCCGTTAACAACCCGGCCGGTGATCGCACGGTGTCCTTTAACCTGCTCGGGTACCGGCCGTATACCCCCCGATGTCCGGCCGACCATCGGCCGGACATCGGCCGGTAGTTGCTGCCACATCGGCCGAAAAAAATCTCCACTTTTGAGACAGACTCCGGACGGTCATCGGCCGGTGTTTGGTCGGTCGCCTGTAGATTTCCGGACGGAGCCCGGTCACGTCACCGAGCTATGCCACCGATGAGGGGAGCTCGGCGACACCTCAAAAATCCACCGAGCTCCACCGATGCCGGACACCGGCCGGGCTATGTGACCTAGGctttagaaagcatgaatgcttgtaagcaagcaaccagaggactgacAGCTTAATGTCCTCttcgagggacctggtaatgaggatctAAATGCCTTAACAAAGAGCagtagcgcaccaagtgggaattgaaccgggtcaccagaatccaaaacccccgctctaccgactgagctatcgtgcCTCCTCGTGATATTCAAAGCGttgtctacatgtatttcttagaTTGATAGCTTTGGATAGATGACGTTGTGTATACTGCAATACTTATGAAACAGTTCTGAGTGTATGTTGCCTAATGCTTCTTTCtgtgtttttatgattttcacaTAGATGCGTCTCCGTGGAAACCTTGAGTGGGCCCCTCCTCGACCTCAAATAGTGTTCAGTATTCACCCTCCTCCAAAGTAAGTATATAGAATCATTCAATACTATtaattatcacccgtatcagacatctgagctggtcatttacaaaaccgtattgccctacattttctcaatatcgggaagggtaggtatattgtttgtattttcctcggtctcaatgtgcgtatttactttgcatgcagagacgacgcaaaatatacctttgtattttccctggtctcacatccgggcatttgtggatgcgtataaagagatacgcttcataaggatccgcgcgccaacaatatacgtcataataaagacaacgctggatccgagcgcttgcaagtacgtcataatggtaaagtgcagagcctagaccgacattaacatgacacaatagaactctatttttaaaagaaatatccccattatcatgatttttgctctagatatctgatttagatgataataaaaatattgactggctcttctttcggggaacatcaaatatattgcccttaaaagacccatattgccctcgtctaaagactcgggccaatatgattcttttgctggcaatatatttgatgttcccctcaaggccagtcaatattatataaatattccaCATTTATATCATACCTCATACATTGGATTACATGTGTCTTTAAGCAGTTCAcgtataattattatcaaccCGGTCATCTGAACAGGGGAATAAATAATGTGAGCTTTGAAATTCCTTTTGTGATATTTAGGAATAATGTCCTCAAAAGATGGTCAACTTTAACTGCTTTAACGTAGGTGCCATATCAGTGTCAAATGTGTGACCTTCCGTATAGCTCCATGTATATCAAGCAGACACCATGAccacagaaaaaataatacatgtattcagtggtcaacatgttcaattttgCGCTCTTTTAAGATTGATTAATACGTTCTCATTCTTTTCCTTCCAGACGGAAACAGCTCATTGCCAAGCAGAATTTCCGCTGTGCCGGTTGCGGAATGAAGGCAGAAAGGGGTAAGACCTTCCATTCTTTTTCCTTGTCATCACATTGAATGGTTGTATGAATTAAAGATGATGGTgtaactggctttccatagtcatGCACAAACTCAGCAATTACATCCTAATGTCTGAAGGGAGTTTTCACTCCACGACGTACCAAGGGTTCAAGAACatatgtatatgaattgaaagtgcccatcaaaataaaagaacagctgggaggtctttgtcgaaagttggtgaaaTGGAATTAGCATTCTCATCCTAAGTTTTAAAGCtgatgaaaaattgcaaatatgtcattCGTACAGAATCAAGGATGAAACTgccgttttgattcaccaatttttgacaaagacttcttggttgttcttcgtcattaatttttgacaatacattttctgttCTTGAACCTTCCATAAGTCTTGGAGTAAAAACtaccataaaaaaaagaaaatacaagaaaTTGTGGAAAACCATTTCTCCATCATCGTCTTTCATCCCTATCAGGTTTCCTGAAGCGCTTGCGGTACTGCGAGTACCTGGGAAAGTACTTCTGCCAGTGCTGCCACACCAACGCATCCTCCCCCATCCCTAGTCGAATCCTCAGGAAGTGGGATTTCAGTCGTTACCCGGTGTCCAACTTCTCGCAAGAGCTCCTGTCCAAGATCCAGACTGATCCGGTCTTCAATGTGGTAGACGTCAACCCGATTCTCTACAGGAAAGTCAAGCAAATGCAGGCTGTCAAGGTTAGTCATGTCCGGATACAAATAGGGAGATTTTGCTCCGTGACGCAAGACATATTCAAGAATACAGTAGATAccttgaaaatgcctgtcaaatgacaaagaacagctgggaggtctttgtcggtAATTACTGaaccggaacagcagtttcATCGGAGATGACGAAAAAGTGCAACTATGACTTTTGTCCAGAGTTAAGAAGGAAACTGTGCTTTGATCCacaaattttcaacaaagactTCTTGATTGCTCTTTGTCATGTAGGGCAGTTGGCAATATATTTGTCTCTGTTCTGGAACCTGTCGTATGTTGCGGAACGAAAACTCCCCATATGCCAAACATATGTTTGGCATATGTTTATTATCTCCAAGAACCAGGGTGATTATATCTTCAATTTAGTAGACAAGTTCCATTCTTCTATAAGAAATTCACGCATGCTTGTATGCAGGCTGTCGGGATAAATCCTACTCttctaaaagaaaaaatgcaGAGTTTATGGAAATATTCGCTTTCAGGCATCATATGAGGAAAAGGTTGTCCAAAATCCAGGCTGATTTGGTCTTTCATGTGGTTAACATGAACCTGACCCTCTACAGGAAAGTCAAGTAAATGCAAGTTATTAAGGTTAATCCTGCCCTTATAGAAATAAAGAGTtcaggaaaatataaaaaaaaatatcattatggttGAAGTTAAGCTTTCATGGAAAGTGCTCTCAATATGTTTTTAAAGAacattattatatgaaaaagattgatataaATGCAGTTACGTCTTCTTTAAATGATAAttctatatacatatacatgcagATAGGTATTGAATAATGAATATGCTATCCTACCTTATTTATATTAATACACAGGATTTGCGAACACAATTATTCTTCCTGAAAGATTTCCTGAAGACGTGTAGACTGTGCGACAGGTGAGTGATTTCACCGCGTCTTATGTTAATTAAGATAACATTTTCTTAACCATTTGGGaatgtgatgatggtgaagatctGAACCACAAGGGTGTGTCGTGTAATTCAATTCTCCATTCTTGTGCAGTTGTATTATGGTTGTACATTATGCTACATTTATTGAGCATTCCTTCTAATAAAGTCATTGCACATTTTCGacaataaaattgaatattcacCTTGTTTATGCGAGAGGTTTTTATTGGATCATGCAGTCTGTATTTTTCCCCCACTAGAATGGTTTCTGCTAAACTTAACAAGTTCATGCCGTAAAATTTGCCAAGTTTAACAACATGTGTAAAGTACACTATCAAATATCCTAGTTTATCTGTGAAGATTGAGTGCTAATCGTTTATGTTTAAAATAcatttctgattttattttttagtgaaaGGGTATACATGGAAATGGCTATGATATGTGTATGAATGGGTATGCATTATTGGGTATATGTATTAATGGGCATGGGTTCAgcctattttttattcaaatacaatgaaaaaatttgttacatcatcctctaaaaaaaaattatggtatgaaAGACACCCatctaccatttttttttgtctgttggttcaatttcattttgtatttgacTTATCTATCCATTGAGTTAACAGTTTTCAATCCCAATTTTATCACATGAATTTTGGACTTGTTCAGAAGGTGAGATGCTATGCTTGTACACTGTCTCTATAgaatgatatacatatatatgtctACTATGCTTGTTATTCATGTGATGTTAGTGTGCTcatgcatgtatatattgttaAATTCCAAATGGTTTGAGGAAATAGGTGTTTTTCATGtatcaagaaaaaacaaaataaaaacaaccaaAAACAAGAAGATATTGTATTACAGCAAAACGTACCCCAAAATCTTCTACTCTCAGTGATAATTTGATATATTAGatgaaagtgcccccccccccagttctATTTTGCGAAGATAATTAAACATCAAATCATAATCAtggacaatttttaaaattatttccaaTATCTTTTTTAGATTTGTTTCAAGGgaaaactttgttttaaattttctgggttttttaaaggaaattgaaaatttaaaaaagattgTTCTCTCTGTTTGAAACTATTTTTATCGATTCTGTTTCTATTAGCTACATTTAAATTTCCTCGAACCCCAGAAAATGACCACATGTGTCTTTAGATGTATTTAATAATAGCAACATATCTTGGTTATTACTGTAATTGTGGTGCATTTATTATTTCTCGGTGTTCTGTTACAGCACTAATGTCCTTAATCAAGACACTACATGTAGCTTTCACATATgagttattttttgttattatgattattatcatttattc contains:
- the LOC121429588 gene encoding putative nuclease HARBI1, with the translated sequence MFGRCTSDLGGRWSAIPYLYIYVHPTWNGQFITMAAPRRLRMALLEHELAQARFQYNLVLAALLEEAERERQRAGRRIRRWWVREWILRRPRFGQYETLMRELEAEHAADFKSYLRMVPQMFYELLDRVGPRIAKTTTHRTPLDPGLKLAITLRFLATGSSYHDLAFAFRVPHNTISLFVPEVCQAIYDEYEDEMWATPQTEDEWRPVAEGFGDRWNFPHCCGAIDGKHVAIKKPPKSGSLYYNYKGFFSIVMLAVVNSDYKFIWADVGSPGSYSDAGIFNRSRLEPGLREGTIGLPQPDPLPNDDQDTPYYMVGDDAFPLRPYMMKPYPHRHLKRDERIYNYRCSRARRVVENAFGIFANRFRCLLTTLGLRPSKVTKIVKACMTLHNLMRTRYPNLQNADLDREDEQGQIIAGAWRDQAVLEDVQAAGHGPRLTRPGKELRAYLKNYFCSPAGSVPWQDVAINQQ